The Mesomycoplasma flocculare ATCC 27399 genome includes a window with the following:
- a CDS encoding SGNH/GDSL hydrolase family protein, whose protein sequence is MRKQFTKPDFSKAFKIFLSFSTLTAATVGITLISLKNRDKNELIDKKSSINHSSETNYPILKEINYLALGDSITAGFNWDYSFDFRGNINKMQVKGLSYAAFFADFVQKINPNAIKSFDNLALSWTTITDWLYLLEPENREYQNFDKTHLNFNYELDKLTKSPYGEQIRNVFGNFSAKNYQKLQEKIKNANLLTLSLGANDLLESIDFRIITKPSQKIATKSQAAFEFIQNTNLAIEKINKNLNIFIQKIKKINPNLQIVLVGYNILFSHTMKFFDHLLVNELGLPKNYTTLVLKQLNETIKHVARKQRVNFVDLYNEKSWKDKSNKFSKNEFDIHPSTKGYKKMAQDLLFKLAFKQNLNFKNEFVKKLNWNQEYLEKDLNAYRQILNLGSNLKIFNALSTDNSVDKFIAEQSTIEKISSDEITKIKDSKLIILLRTWYEIGFGTFLEKFLRSNTQINEKLREMLSDFLLKNAKNNQSFSTVFHKILQSDFFSEIITRLQNYINNVITNQNFEKATISGLVDSLFNNFSEKKIINLLKDVLNSDFTSQNAAKIKELLFVSVFGQSAIQDFLINTIIEIAPEYKDDLKVVFSFESTRKLFSYIINDFVLESKKYINVNNFYDILKIFLANSQNYENIQKFSCDFISESLKHRESVRILVKTLNSNYNFNLSEVDKNSLISLLLSVSDMLIRTKTWNTLNKQVAKSFLDSIKNRNFRNNDDKISKFFTNQIQTSYSTFFKKPQNLLNLFHELLTFELSNNQITVLKKVINKFYQIITRFELTDFIDQNTPNYNNFSIFFNSIKDFLSANSFKVLNNIVSEAINDFVVNKFSYQKIDNLNRFGFQFLANNLPKLEENIYDYIAKTISNNKFFSNLFDLISKSLRSEGFSQKSVQTFSEILQVIFEDFSKKYQQLKLDKNNKNENLIFEFVQTALESFKNFTNSNFREYNELKDNLEKLEKYENEDKIQLYKSKIENLDANLTLGNFSNFFLKNFLKSDIIFRLLKNLAKLDLKSKVGIQNLVLFFKDLFSQTFLQKQIITKLRNNSIFGQENVKNTLLELLFNFFTSNQIEELLEKFVNYIFSNEDFLKASDFTGFISNFINKNSELIEKVFSLFLNESTTWNALSNFLKSILKASKLNISENAIHTIQDLIRDILAQWKKATLTNQSKIKKIESPLVIQALIRIIFDYLTDDLPFGKSIFEILLDSFSVDIANNYYKNVENVENVINVENKISQNQISNLFFEIAKTDAISEQIREGLQNIPKNYLDSILRIFDAFLKSPSLLELFNSYFKLVAKAEINKPLNNFSLIKTLFEKQYFTKIIGEFLVKLENVPNLKGNFATLVSEIFNVQFQTTEISPFFKLLKEIIQDNLNNYYNVEPNFKDFLPERNSDVDQFKDKSDAKTNLFTGSSSVNSENSSPQTEKNTLKTAIYSKDNALLSKLVTIISKLTNREFSFENFNILLEKELGSQEFIIEFIKQIGTVYNKIHQSEKNLFWDTLVKIFKSDFFAKKILIWKFDDFSHFKVFKKLSQQEKKRINLALKNSLEKFLPNNANKILIFRILDFINKNTEKFKNVKDFPTLLSIFLKEEQSKSSNSKPEVKNNETQDNSTFLKSYLWYLVDFLLRNGEFSNLMVDEISSYLSLNLEDSANFDLKSFKIKEPRQIIKKFLKEFVGMGLKNKLIDETLNQVILSIKSYNSNANESFFDSFFAKFDLSKMINLDLVINLEEKILSKPTQISKHETEVTEVKIDDSKLTIISPENQKISVESFVDFFDLIFLASPKWDKKKEAEQSPILKELNHIKYTGISFSDLFNSGQKDLQLEAISKLFYKIYSDDINKHNFKDTAKGRVLYRFLLILLFYAYESRVKNSWLRSSAFYGGLFSSSTASEVILKHLKNAKNGNHNGAKTDNYTKFIDELKGEPVKEKGWFSNTWYTNKDVKLNDMLTMIYYNEEQNRFKNQTGQEKLRDQILEQIRQGTYPTNFQDPNPKK, encoded by the coding sequence ATGAGAAAACAATTTACAAAACCTGACTTTTCAAAGGCTTTTAAAATTTTTTTATCCTTTAGCACCTTAACAGCCGCAACAGTCGGAATCACTTTAATTAGCCTTAAAAACCGTGATAAAAATGAATTAATTGATAAAAAAAGCAGCATAAACCATTCTAGCGAAACAAATTATCCTATTTTAAAAGAAATTAATTATTTAGCGCTTGGAGATTCGATTACTGCTGGTTTTAATTGGGATTATAGTTTTGATTTTCGCGGGAATATTAATAAAATGCAAGTTAAAGGTCTTTCTTATGCTGCTTTTTTTGCTGATTTTGTACAAAAAATAAATCCAAATGCAATAAAATCATTTGACAATCTTGCCCTTTCCTGAACAACAATCACAGATTGACTCTATCTTTTAGAACCTGAAAACAGAGAATATCAGAATTTTGATAAAACACATTTGAATTTTAATTACGAACTTGATAAGTTAACAAAATCTCCTTATGGGGAGCAAATCCGTAATGTTTTTGGTAATTTTTCTGCTAAAAATTACCAAAAACTACAAGAAAAAATTAAAAACGCTAATCTTTTAACACTATCTCTTGGTGCAAATGATCTGCTAGAATCAATTGATTTTCGTATAATCACAAAACCTAGTCAAAAAATTGCGACAAAATCTCAAGCGGCCTTTGAGTTTATACAAAACACTAATTTAGCTATTGAAAAAATAAATAAAAACTTAAATATTTTTATTCAGAAAATTAAAAAAATTAACCCTAATTTGCAAATCGTTTTAGTTGGTTATAACATTTTATTTTCGCACACAATGAAATTTTTTGACCATTTATTAGTAAATGAACTTGGGCTTCCTAAAAATTATACAACTTTGGTGTTAAAACAATTAAATGAAACAATTAAACACGTTGCAAGAAAACAAAGAGTTAATTTTGTAGATCTTTATAATGAAAAAAGCTGAAAAGATAAATCAAACAAATTTAGTAAAAATGAATTTGATATTCATCCTTCGACAAAAGGATATAAAAAAATGGCGCAAGATTTGCTCTTTAAGCTTGCATTTAAACAAAATCTTAACTTCAAAAATGAATTTGTCAAAAAACTTAACTGAAATCAGGAATATTTAGAAAAAGATCTTAACGCCTACAGACAAATTTTAAATCTTGGGTCTAATTTAAAAATTTTTAATGCTCTTAGTACCGATAACTCAGTTGATAAATTTATTGCGGAGCAGTCTACAATTGAAAAAATTAGTTCTGATGAAATTACAAAAATCAAGGATTCAAAACTTATAATTCTTTTAAGAACCTGGTATGAAATTGGCTTTGGGACTTTTTTAGAAAAATTTTTGCGTTCTAATACTCAAATTAATGAAAAATTACGAGAAATGTTAAGTGATTTTTTGCTTAAAAATGCAAAAAATAATCAATCATTTTCAACTGTTTTTCATAAAATTTTGCAAAGTGATTTTTTTTCTGAAATTATTACTCGCTTACAAAATTACATAAACAATGTTATAACTAACCAAAATTTTGAAAAAGCAACAATTTCAGGACTTGTAGATTCACTTTTTAACAATTTTAGCGAAAAAAAAATAATTAATCTTCTTAAGGATGTCTTAAATTCTGATTTTACAAGCCAGAATGCCGCGAAAATTAAAGAATTACTTTTTGTATCTGTTTTTGGACAAAGTGCAATTCAGGATTTTTTAATTAATACCATTATTGAAATCGCGCCTGAATATAAAGATGATTTAAAGGTAGTTTTTAGTTTTGAATCAACTAGAAAATTATTCTCATATATAATAAATGATTTTGTCCTTGAATCAAAAAAATATATAAATGTTAATAACTTTTACGATATTTTGAAAATTTTCCTTGCTAATTCTCAAAATTACGAAAATATCCAAAAATTTTCGTGTGATTTTATCTCTGAAAGTTTAAAACATCGTGAATCTGTACGCATTTTAGTAAAAACCCTTAATTCAAATTACAATTTTAATTTATCAGAGGTGGATAAAAATTCTTTAATTAGTCTTTTGTTGTCGGTGTCTGATATGCTTATCCGAACAAAAACATGAAATACTTTAAATAAGCAAGTTGCAAAAAGTTTTTTAGACTCTATAAAAAACCGTAATTTTCGCAATAATGATGATAAGATTTCTAAATTTTTTACCAATCAAATCCAAACATCTTATTCAACTTTTTTTAAAAAACCACAAAATTTACTTAATTTGTTCCATGAACTTTTAACTTTTGAGCTTTCTAACAATCAGATTACTGTACTTAAAAAAGTTATTAACAAATTTTACCAAATAATTACAAGATTTGAACTAACAGATTTTATCGACCAAAACACACCAAATTATAATAATTTTTCGATTTTTTTTAACTCAATTAAAGACTTTTTAAGCGCTAATTCTTTTAAAGTTCTTAACAACATTGTAAGCGAGGCGATAAATGATTTTGTGGTAAACAAGTTTTCATACCAAAAAATCGATAATCTTAACCGTTTTGGTTTTCAGTTTCTTGCAAATAATTTGCCAAAACTTGAAGAAAATATATACGATTATATTGCAAAAACTATTAGCAATAATAAGTTTTTCTCAAATTTATTTGATTTAATTAGCAAATCGCTTCGCTCTGAAGGTTTTAGTCAAAAATCAGTACAAACCTTTTCAGAAATTCTTCAAGTGATTTTTGAAGATTTTAGCAAAAAATACCAACAATTAAAATTAGATAAAAATAACAAAAATGAGAACTTAATTTTTGAATTTGTACAAACAGCCCTTGAAAGTTTTAAAAATTTTACAAACAGCAATTTCCGCGAATATAACGAATTAAAAGATAACTTAGAAAAATTAGAAAAATACGAAAATGAAGATAAAATACAACTTTACAAATCAAAAATTGAAAATCTAGACGCCAATTTAACTCTAGGTAATTTTTCGAACTTTTTTCTAAAAAATTTCTTGAAATCTGATATAATATTTCGACTTTTAAAAAATTTGGCAAAACTCGATCTAAAAAGCAAAGTTGGCATCCAAAATTTAGTTTTATTTTTTAAAGATCTGTTTAGCCAAACATTCTTACAAAAGCAAATTATTACAAAATTAAGAAATAACTCAATTTTTGGTCAAGAAAATGTAAAAAATACACTTTTGGAACTTCTATTCAACTTTTTTACTTCAAACCAAATAGAAGAATTGCTGGAAAAATTTGTAAATTATATTTTTAGCAATGAAGATTTTCTAAAAGCATCGGATTTTACAGGTTTTATTTCCAATTTTATTAATAAAAACAGCGAATTAATTGAAAAAGTATTTAGTCTTTTTCTTAATGAATCAACCACTTGAAACGCGCTTTCAAATTTTTTAAAAAGCATTTTAAAAGCTTCTAAACTTAACATTTCCGAAAATGCAATTCATACAATTCAAGATTTAATTCGTGATATTTTAGCTCAGTGAAAAAAAGCAACACTAACCAATCAAAGCAAAATAAAAAAAATCGAATCTCCTTTAGTAATTCAAGCTTTAATTAGAATAATTTTTGATTATCTTACTGATGATTTACCTTTTGGAAAGTCCATTTTTGAAATATTGCTTGATAGTTTTAGCGTTGATATTGCTAATAATTATTATAAAAATGTAGAAAATGTAGAAAATGTAATTAATGTCGAGAATAAAATTAGTCAAAACCAAATTTCAAACTTATTTTTCGAAATTGCAAAAACAGACGCAATTTCTGAGCAAATTCGTGAGGGTTTGCAAAATATTCCTAAAAATTACCTTGATAGTATTTTGAGAATATTTGATGCATTTTTAAAATCACCTTCACTTCTTGAATTATTTAATTCTTATTTTAAATTAGTAGCTAAAGCCGAAATTAACAAACCATTAAATAATTTCTCGCTAATTAAAACGTTATTTGAAAAACAGTATTTTACAAAAATTATTGGTGAATTTCTAGTAAAATTAGAAAATGTGCCTAATTTAAAGGGGAATTTTGCTACTTTAGTTAGCGAAATTTTTAATGTACAGTTTCAAACAACCGAAATTTCTCCGTTTTTTAAATTACTCAAAGAAATAATTCAAGATAATCTTAATAATTATTATAATGTTGAGCCTAATTTTAAAGATTTTTTACCTGAAAGAAATTCTGACGTCGATCAATTTAAGGATAAATCAGATGCTAAAACGAATTTATTTACTGGTAGCTCATCTGTAAATAGCGAAAATTCTAGTCCCCAAACAGAAAAAAACACTTTAAAAACTGCTATTTATTCAAAAGACAATGCTTTGCTATCAAAATTAGTTACAATTATTAGCAAACTTACTAATCGCGAATTTTCTTTTGAGAATTTTAACATTCTTTTAGAAAAAGAGCTTGGCAGCCAAGAATTTATTATTGAATTTATTAAACAAATTGGCACTGTTTATAATAAAATTCATCAATCTGAGAAGAATTTATTTTGAGATACATTAGTTAAGATTTTCAAATCTGATTTTTTTGCTAAAAAAATTCTAATTTGAAAATTTGACGATTTTAGTCATTTTAAAGTGTTTAAAAAATTAAGTCAGCAAGAAAAAAAAAGAATTAATTTAGCGCTTAAAAATAGTCTAGAAAAATTTTTACCAAATAATGCAAATAAGATTTTAATTTTTCGAATCCTTGATTTTATTAACAAAAACACTGAAAAATTTAAAAATGTTAAAGATTTTCCTACTCTTTTATCAATTTTTTTAAAAGAAGAGCAGAGCAAATCTTCCAATTCTAAACCCGAAGTAAAAAACAATGAAACTCAAGATAATTCCACTTTTCTCAAATCATATTTATGGTATTTAGTAGATTTTCTGTTAAGAAATGGAGAATTTAGTAATCTTATGGTTGATGAAATTAGCTCATATTTGAGTTTAAATTTAGAAGATAGTGCTAATTTCGATCTAAAATCATTTAAAATTAAAGAGCCTAGACAAATAATAAAAAAATTCTTGAAGGAATTTGTTGGGATGGGGCTTAAAAATAAATTAATTGATGAAACTTTAAATCAAGTAATTTTGAGTATTAAATCTTATAATTCCAATGCAAATGAAAGTTTTTTTGACTCGTTTTTCGCTAAGTTTGATTTATCTAAAATGATAAATTTAGATTTGGTTATAAATTTAGAGGAAAAAATACTATCAAAACCGACACAAATTAGCAAGCATGAAACTGAGGTAACTGAGGTAAAAATTGATGATAGTAAATTGACAATAATTTCACCAGAAAATCAAAAAATTTCTGTTGAATCTTTTGTTGATTTTTTTGACCTTATTTTTCTTGCCTCGCCAAAATGAGATAAAAAAAAAGAAGCAGAACAATCGCCGATTTTAAAAGAACTAAACCATATTAAATATACTGGAATTTCTTTTTCTGATCTTTTCAACTCAGGGCAAAAGGATTTGCAACTTGAGGCTATTTCGAAATTATTTTACAAAATTTATTCCGACGATATTAATAAACACAATTTCAAAGATACAGCAAAAGGCCGAGTTTTATACCGTTTTTTATTAATTTTGCTTTTTTATGCCTATGAATCACGGGTGAAAAATAGCTGGTTGCGCTCTAGCGCATTTTATGGAGGTTTGTTTAGCTCTTCTACTGCTTCAGAAGTTATTCTAAAACATTTAAAAAATGCAAAAAATGGGAATCATAACGGAGCAAAAACGGATAATTATACTAAATTTATCGATGAATTAAAAGGAGAACCTGTCAAGGAAAAAGGCTGGTTTTCAAACACTTGATATACTAATAAAGACGTAAAATTAAATGATATGTTAACAATGATTTATTATAATGAAGAACAAAACAGATTCAAAAATCAAACTGGGCAGGAAAAATTACGTGACCAAATTCTTGAGCAAATCAGACAAGGAACTTATCCCACTAATTTCCAGGATCCTAATCCTAAAAAATAA
- the pepF gene encoding oligoendopeptidase F, protein MRYKKYSEIPEKYRFDLESLLDGRTIEENFAAILAISNELVAKKDQQFENVENFLEYKKLEENFGIKYNKISNYISNNISVNVIDPVFSELNERFMFQMSEFEAKLGSLDVIFYKKEDKIRSWIDDERIKPYLKDLNYRLENKKHKLADEIENYLTKSSFGEVSVYKIFSILSNSETKFENIIDENGQKLELNSTNYYNYLKTGTPQVRKIAYENYHKAYLAHKNTFANLLYQHIKSHSVEAKMRNYNSLIEASLSSDRFCLKSLEKLFNFVASAAPIFEKFKNAQKKFYKAKFGSEMNSWDRLVPLVEIKNNYTVKEAQKIILESVIPLGAEYEKMVKKSFEQRWIDYHYVDSKRSGAYSIGGSYGLEKKYILMNFDFTINSVHTLAHELGHSLHSYYSDKNQDFHNSSYPIFLAEIASIFNELLLDDYLLEKQQDDNFKFEILFQKITTFIGTVQRQIIWADYEAILYNKIDKGEPISSYEAFVKIYKEIWQKYNPNDPLENEKPLIYSVIVPHYYYGYYVYKYAIGYLVANVFFQKYKKEGKKALDNYIENFLSKGGSDWPSEILKKAGVDLANSSIYTEAFSLLENQIDEYIRLGKKIFKIDF, encoded by the coding sequence ATGCGCTATAAAAAATATTCTGAAATTCCTGAAAAATATCGTTTTGATTTAGAATCGCTTCTTGATGGTAGAACCATTGAAGAAAATTTTGCTGCTATTTTGGCAATTTCGAATGAATTAGTTGCCAAAAAGGATCAACAATTTGAGAATGTTGAAAATTTTCTTGAATATAAAAAATTGGAAGAAAACTTTGGAATAAAATATAATAAAATTTCTAACTATATTTCAAATAATATTAGCGTAAACGTAATTGACCCTGTTTTTAGCGAACTTAATGAACGATTTATGTTTCAAATGTCTGAATTTGAAGCCAAATTAGGTTCGCTTGATGTAATTTTCTATAAAAAAGAGGACAAAATTCGTTCCTGAATCGATGATGAGCGCATAAAACCATATCTAAAAGATCTAAATTATCGACTAGAAAATAAAAAACACAAACTAGCTGATGAAATCGAAAATTATCTAACAAAATCTTCTTTTGGCGAAGTTTCTGTTTATAAAATTTTTTCAATTCTTTCAAATTCTGAAACAAAATTTGAAAATATAATTGACGAGAATGGGCAAAAATTAGAGCTAAATTCCACAAATTACTATAATTATTTAAAAACAGGAACTCCTCAAGTGCGAAAAATTGCTTATGAAAATTATCATAAAGCTTATTTAGCGCATAAAAATACCTTTGCAAATTTACTCTATCAACATATTAAATCTCATTCAGTTGAGGCGAAAATGCGGAATTATAATTCTTTAATTGAAGCAAGTCTGAGTTCTGATCGTTTTTGCTTAAAAAGTCTTGAGAAATTATTTAATTTCGTGGCCTCGGCGGCCCCAATTTTTGAAAAATTCAAAAATGCGCAAAAAAAATTTTACAAAGCAAAGTTTGGCTCTGAAATGAACAGTTGAGACCGCTTAGTTCCACTTGTTGAAATTAAAAATAATTACACTGTTAAAGAGGCCCAAAAAATTATCTTAGAATCAGTTATACCGCTTGGAGCAGAGTATGAAAAGATGGTTAAAAAATCCTTTGAGCAACGATGAATTGACTATCATTATGTTGATTCAAAAAGGTCTGGAGCCTATTCAATCGGTGGGTCTTATGGTCTTGAAAAAAAATATATTTTAATGAATTTTGACTTTACAATCAACTCAGTTCATACACTCGCTCATGAATTAGGTCATTCACTTCATTCTTATTATTCTGATAAAAATCAAGATTTTCATAATAGTTCTTATCCAATTTTTCTTGCCGAAATTGCATCAATTTTTAACGAATTACTACTTGATGATTATCTTTTAGAAAAACAGCAAGATGATAATTTTAAATTTGAGATTTTGTTCCAAAAAATTACAACTTTTATTGGTACTGTGCAAAGACAGATAATTTGAGCTGATTATGAAGCAATTTTGTATAATAAAATTGATAAAGGCGAACCGATTAGTTCTTATGAGGCTTTTGTGAAAATTTATAAAGAAATTTGGCAAAAATATAATCCTAATGACCCGCTTGAGAATGAAAAACCGCTTATTTATAGCGTAATTGTTCCACATTATTACTATGGATATTATGTTTATAAATACGCAATTGGCTATCTTGTTGCTAACGTTTTCTTTCAAAAATATAAAAAAGAAGGTAAAAAGGCGTTAGATAATTACATTGAAAATTTCCTTTCAAAAGGCGGCTCTGATTGGCCAAGTGAAATTCTCAAAAAAGCTGGTGTTGATTTAGCGAATTCTTCAATTTACACAGAAGCTTTTTCACTTCTTGAGAACCAAATTGATGAATATATTCGCCTTGGAAAGAAAATTTTTAAAATTGACTTCTAA
- a CDS encoding ROK family protein produces the protein MKKYNFAAIDIGGTNTRFAIFNNNKIIKKIKFTTDVKNYKKILDKILDLVNKYQINAIALCIPGPADYQKGIILSSPNLVGWNGINIKKYLLNNSKLEYAIFENDANAMAFANHIFYKNTKKGVTQFYTISTGFGAGLVINNKIFHGSEGFGQEIAHIPTSKTFNKKHHLNNYAAELFVSGTGMSLRAKDKNLEETEPKNIIAKYDHYKEYKQIVDDCIDTLARTISITIGILNPNLIVFGGSVAEYNFWIIQKAIEKAKLWTNKNQWKTLRFEKDAFGDDSALFGLYYLILEKTKT, from the coding sequence ATGAAAAAATATAATTTTGCCGCTATCGACATCGGCGGTACAAATACCCGTTTTGCCATCTTTAATAATAATAAAATCATAAAGAAAATTAAATTTACCACCGATGTTAAAAATTATAAAAAAATTCTTGATAAAATTCTTGATCTAGTTAACAAATACCAGATCAACGCAATCGCTTTATGCATCCCGGGTCCGGCTGATTATCAAAAAGGGATTATTCTTTCTTCTCCTAATTTAGTTGGCTGAAATGGAATAAATATTAAAAAATATCTACTAAATAATTCTAAATTAGAATATGCTATCTTTGAAAATGATGCAAATGCAATGGCATTTGCGAATCATATTTTTTATAAAAATACCAAAAAAGGGGTAACTCAGTTTTATACAATCTCAACTGGTTTTGGCGCTGGACTAGTAATTAATAACAAAATTTTTCATGGTTCTGAAGGTTTTGGGCAGGAAATTGCCCATATTCCAACCTCAAAAACATTTAATAAAAAACATCATTTAAATAATTATGCAGCTGAATTATTCGTCTCCGGGACAGGAATGTCTTTAAGAGCCAAGGATAAAAACTTAGAAGAAACAGAACCAAAAAATATAATCGCAAAATATGACCACTATAAAGAATATAAACAAATTGTTGATGACTGTATCGATACTCTCGCGCGAACAATTTCAATAACAATTGGGATTTTAAACCCTAATTTAATTGTCTTTGGTGGTTCTGTGGCTGAATATAATTTTTGAATTATTCAAAAAGCCATTGAAAAGGCAAAACTTTGAACAAATAAAAATCAATGAAAAACTCTTAGATTTGAAAAAGACGCTTTTGGCGATGATTCAGCTTTATTTGGACTTTACTACCTAATATTAGAAAAAACAAAAACATAA
- a CDS encoding sugar ABC transporter permease, which yields MEFYNSVKIILKDLSKPVKNWLKETKSGNYISSSLHHLKKFSMLYIFLLVFVIFLGITKGTLLQANTFTLLFQNNSYIIILAMGMLLVILSGNIDLSVGTLVGLLGLFSVYIYNNTGQSIWLTFILTTLIGAIIGFMQGWLIGYGNIPAFIVTLGGFLAFKGAQLVYSNGATLTPIGSVDSTYIKGTIGGIPDLKIGPIWMFSLFLPLILGAIIVALRTWGYYTKRKFGIKVQNIIIFLIIQVIIFSLFLACGIIFSLGDKSMRYYVLYVGIALALFTFLSQNTAFGRSVYAIGGNRKAALLSGVNVKRTTMIIFIIIGALAGFSSIIFTATYSSATSSRGDDLALDVISVVFTGGASVYGGIGSVSGTILGTSIIGVINQGLLVLNVAESQKYIIKGLILVAVVGWDVLSNKKNN from the coding sequence ATGGAATTTTATAATAGTGTCAAAATAATTTTAAAAGACTTGAGTAAACCAGTTAAAAATTGACTAAAAGAGACAAAAAGCGGGAATTATATTTCAAGTAGCCTCCATCATCTAAAAAAATTTTCAATGCTATATATTTTCCTTCTAGTTTTTGTAATATTTTTAGGAATTACCAAAGGAACTTTACTTCAAGCAAATACATTCACACTTTTATTTCAAAATAATTCTTATATTATTATTTTGGCAATGGGAATGCTACTTGTGATCCTTAGCGGAAATATCGATTTATCTGTTGGTACGCTAGTTGGGCTACTTGGACTATTTTCGGTTTATATTTATAATAATACCGGTCAAAGTATTTGACTAACTTTTATTCTAACAACTCTGATTGGCGCTATAATCGGATTTATGCAAGGCTGGCTTATTGGTTATGGAAATATCCCGGCATTTATTGTAACTTTAGGTGGATTTCTTGCTTTTAAAGGCGCCCAACTTGTCTATTCAAATGGGGCAACACTGACTCCAATTGGATCCGTTGATTCAACTTATATTAAGGGAACAATTGGGGGAATCCCTGATTTAAAAATAGGTCCAATTTGAATGTTTTCTTTATTCTTACCACTAATTTTAGGCGCAATTATTGTTGCTCTGCGCACTTGAGGATATTATACAAAAAGAAAATTTGGAATTAAAGTCCAAAATATTATTATTTTTTTAATAATTCAAGTAATTATTTTTTCTTTATTTCTTGCTTGTGGTATAATTTTCTCTCTCGGTGATAAGTCGATGAGATACTATGTTTTATATGTGGGTATCGCGCTGGCTTTATTTACTTTTCTTAGCCAAAATACCGCTTTTGGACGCTCTGTTTATGCAATTGGCGGCAACCGGAAAGCTGCTCTATTATCCGGGGTCAATGTTAAAAGAACAACAATGATAATTTTTATTATCATTGGCGCACTTGCTGGATTTTCGTCGATTATTTTTACAGCTACTTATTCTTCCGCGACTTCATCTCGGGGCGATGATCTTGCTCTTGATGTTATCTCTGTTGTCTTTACTGGTGGGGCTTCAGTCTATGGTGGGATTGGATCGGTTAGTGGAACAATTTTGGGTACATCAATTATCGGGGTAATCAACCAAGGTTTACTTGTTTTAAATGTTGCCGAATCACAAAAATACATAATTAAAGGACTAATTTTAGTTGCAGTTGTTGGATGAGATGTTCTCTCTAATAAGAAAAATAACTAA